The following DNA comes from Solanum stenotomum isolate F172 chromosome 11, ASM1918654v1, whole genome shotgun sequence.
gatctagataaatattgttggaggtggaggtggagtAGGCGTGTGGGGTGGTGGGAGGAAGACAAGGGGGTATTAGAGGGGTGGTATATATTGAGGACACGAACAATGTGGAATGTCACATGTGGAACTTGTTTTTCCTACTTCCGATTCATtaaggaagtcattttcctcataTTTAAGGAACTTGAtttcgtaaaaaaaaaatttaaaatttttgaccAATCGAAcatgagaaaaatgaaaaacaatcCCCGACTGAATACACCCTTAATCTGAAATGACTCATCAAATTGTTGGATCAAAACGAGTTAATTAAAATCTAGCagtttcttcttttaaaaaaaatataaaaggatgggagattttatatatatgtatatatatatataaaattaggtGACTAAGTTATTAACCGTTATTTGAATAGTTTGACGGCAAAAAGAGGAAGGCCCACCGTTCCGCTTCAAGTCAAAACAAGAAGTAGCAAGGACAAATATTCCAATAGTGATCAATGATTGAGAAAGCTATTTTTTGGAATATTAGATCCGTTAATACTCAAAATTCTTTTGGGAGATTAATGGACCTAAATAGAAGACATCATTACTCATTTGTAGCTTTAATGGAACCTTTTCAGGATCCATTAGAGTTAGaacaatacaaaagaaagctAGGTTTAGATAATGCTCTGGCCAACTATTTCGAAAAAATTTGGATTTTCTGGAGGGAGGACTGGGAGGGCACCTTACTGATGGATTCCATACAACACATATCTATGAAATTCTGTAAAAACAATAGgtctttcattattttatcaGTATATGCTAGGTGTAATGTGTTGGATAGACTGGAATTATGGGAAGAATTAGAAGGTATCACAGAAGATTGGAAGCTACCTTGGATGGTTAGGGGTgattttaatgttattattaATGAGGAAGAGAAATTGGGAGGTCTTAAATTCACTCAACAGGAGGCTACTGATTTTGCTGTTTGTATTAGTAGTTGTGGGTTAACTGAAGTAAAATTTTCAGGGAGTAAATATACTTGATGGAATGGACGAATAGAGGAAGCTTGTATTTTCAAGAGATTGGATAGAATTTTAGTGAATGCTTTGTTCACGGAGGAATTTTCATCTAGTGAGGTTCAACATTTAATCAGATAGGGCTCAGATCATGCTCCTCTTCATGTGATTTGTGATACAGCAGAGGAGCCTGTGGTGAAACCTTTTCGTTTTCTGAATTTTTGGACTAAACATCATCAATTTAAGAAAGTAGTACAACAACACTGGAGGATTGAGTTTGCAGGTAGCCCTTATTTGGAGGTTCATGCTAAGTTGAAAAGGGTAAAAAGAGCTTTAGCTAAATGGAGTAGGGATGTATTTGGTAACATTTTTCAACAAATTTCTATTGTTGAGGATGTGATTAAAGTTAAGGAAACTCAATTGAAGATTTTCCCTACAGTACAAAACAGGGCCGAGCTTAGTATAATGGAGGCAGAATTGAGAAAATACCTCAAGATCGAAGAAGAATATTGAAAGCAAAAGACGGGAATGAAATGGTTTGTGGACGGAGATAGAAACACTAAATTCTTCCACTCTTATGTTAAAGGAAGAAGGAAGAAGTTACATCTAGCTGAGATATGTAATGAGTACGGGGTGATGGTGAAGACAAATCAACAAATAGGGCAAGCAGCCGTCTATTTCTTTTCTGAGCAGTTAAAGGCAGAGGAGACATCTCAGGATGACTCAATATTGAGACATATCCCTAAGCTGGTcacagaagaagaaaatgaagaaatgataAAGCTTCGAACATAAGAGGAGATAAAAAGGGTGGTGTTTGAGCTTAATGGAGATAGTGTGAGTGGACCAGATGGTTTTTCCAGTTTGTTTTTTCAGTCCTGCTGGGAAGTCGTCGAAGCGGATATCACCAGATTGGGGATTGCATTTTTTTGTGGACACACGCTGCCAAATTTTATTACTCACACCAATCTGGTTTTATTACCAAAGAATGAGGATGTTAACAACTTTGCAGACATGAGACCAATTAGTTTGAGCTCTTTTATTAACAAGATTATATCGAGATTGGTGCATGATAGAATAGTAGAGGTGTTGCCCAAGATTATATCTCCCACCCAATCAGGTTCTGTGAAATGAAGGAGTATAACTGAAAATGTTCCCTTGGCACAAGAAATAATTAGGGATATTCAAATGAGAAATCAACATATTAATGTGGTTGTGAAGTTAGATATGGCTAAGGCGTATGATAGAGTGTCTTGGATATTCCTGACAAAGGTGTTGCGCAAGTTTGGTTTCTCGGAAGTAATTATAGATATGATATGGAGACTTATCTCGAGTAATTGGTACTCAATCCTCATTAATGGCCAGTCTAATGGTTTCTTTCAGTCTTCTAGAGGTCTTAAACAAGGAGATCCATTGTCCCCAACATTATTTATCATTGCAGCAAAAGCTTTGACGAGAGGTTTAGACAGCTTACACAGTGATAAAAATTATAAAGGGTATGGTTTGCCAAATTGGAGCCCAGCAATAAATCATCTGTCATATGCAGATGACACTATTATTCTGTTCAGGGGATAGATCTTCAGTGATTAAGATGATGACAATGATAAGAGATTATGAAGAAATATCTAGTCAAATGGTTAATAAGGCTAAGAGTACTTTTTATCTTCATGACAAGAGACCCTTAATAGTGGCAATCTGAATGAGAAAACTTACGGGAATAAGACAAGGTAATTTCCCATTCACTTATTTGGGGTGCCCTGTTTTTTATGGAAGAAAGATCAACAGTCACTTCGAAGACTTGGTAAGGAAGGTTGCTCAAAGAATTTTGTCTTGGAAAAATAAATTCCTATCATTTGGAGGTAAGTACATACTTATTAGTCATATTCTTCAATCACTACCAATTTATCTTTTATCTGCTATGAATCCCCCCCAAAAAGATTATTGCACAACTACATCAGATCTTCGCAAAATTCTTTTGGGGAAATACAGGCaatataaaaggaaaacatTGGGTAGCTTGGAGTGACATGTGTTACCCTAAGGCGGAAGGAGGTTTGGGGTTTCGATCTCTCCATGATGCTAATAAAATGCTATGTTTGCCAAACTATGGTGGAGGTTCAAGGTGTCTATTTCTTCATTATGGAGTAACTACATGCGCAATAAATATTGTAAGAAATTACACCCTACAGTGGTTAGAAATCTGCAGCTTCTCATGTGCGGAGGAAATTATTAGTAGTAAGAGAAAAGGTGGAGCATGAGATTTGGTGGCAAGTTAAAGTAGGGAATTCAAGTTTCTGGTACGATAACTGGACAAAACAAGGATCTTTAATTTTCACAGAAGGAGAAAGTGGTGGGGAGGAAGAATTAGAGGTAAAAGAGTTTATTGGAAATGGAAGTtggaaaatagagaaattgcAGGAACATATTTCAGAGGAAATGATATCTCACATAGTTAAAAACATCCAGCCTAACACTTATGCTCTGAATGATAAGCCGTGGTGGATGGGAAATTCAACAGGAGTTTTTTCGGCCAAATCAACTTATCACTTACTAAGGAATAAGAGACACTATTGATTAGATGAGTTGCATTTGGATTAAAGGTTTaccttttaaattttctttattcttaTAGAGAGTGTGGAAGAAAAGAATTGCAACAGATGATAATTTGAGGAGAATGGGGATGCATATAGTATCTAAATGTTACTGCTATGAGAAGGGGGAACTGGAAACCATGACACATTTATTACTAACAGCTCccatagctcaaaggctatgGAAGCAGTTTGCTTCTTGTGCAGGTTTAAATATTGATGAGTAAATGGTGGAAATACGAAGGAAACCCAAAATTGCAGCAAATCATGAAGGCCATTCCAGCCATTGTCACATGGGAACTATGGAAAAGGAGAAACTCAATCAGACATGACAAGAAGGTATCGTTTGATAAAATGTTCAGTCAATGTCAGATGACAGTTCATCGGCTCATAAAAGCCAATTATCCATGGCTCAAAAACATTCCTCTTCAATGGAGTGGGATGTTTGATTTATTGCAAAGATACAGGCCCacattattttatcatattgtgCGATGGACAAGGCCAAAAGAGGGTTGGGTAAAATGTAAAACGAATGGAGCAAGCAGAGGTAACCCAGGGATGAGTTCTTATGGCTTTTGTTTGAGGGATAGTAGCGGGGATCTACTGTATGCAGAAGCCAAAAGAATAGGATTTGCCACTAACATGGTGGCTGAGATTACAGCAATCTGGAAAGCTATGAGATACTGTAAAGAACAAGGCTATGCTAACATATTTCTAGAGACTGACTCATTAAGTCTTAAAAATATGATTAGAGGGGAATGAAAAATACCGTGGGAAATAATTGAACGAGTAGAGGAGATTCATGAGATGATGGAGATAAGTAATACTCAGATAAGACACATCTACAGAGAAGTCAATCAATTAGCGAATTTCATCACAAAACAACAATAGATAAAGAAGGTAAACTGCAGTATCATGGGTTCTATCAACTACCAAGCAAAGCAAGAGGgattttaaacaacaaatagcaGCAATTAGAATAAGAACGAAGAGAATCAACATTACTAACAGTCAGTAACATGGAAAGCAAAGGAAAAGCCATAGAATCACACAACTATGATATTTACAAGAAACTCTGTGGCAAGATTAAATGGAACCTAGTAGTGCGAATTTGCAAACATTATGTCAGCAAACAACAATCGAGACAAACACCAGCAAAAGTGGAGATTTGTGGAACAAGCTGGAAGGAAATAATAAGGAACAAGAAGGCGTTTACACTGAATCTGCAGGTCAGAAACATATTTCTACAAGCTGAGCAGGAGAAGGCAGGATGTGCTCGCCCACAAGAACAGCTTCAGCGGCGGAGACAACCTGAAAAATGAAGAATGCGGAGCACTTTTTAGGAAACCCCACTAAAATTTGCTGATTGTGGGCTGGACATTTATTATTgggaaatttttcaaaagaacaatattttagcttttagtgGAACTCCTTAGCAAcagttttattatttattaaaaatgacattattttagtttgttaagggattagttatgtatttattttattttgattaatttgaaagaatacaaataattaataacagaacagagaaaatcatggaacaaaaaaaatcaaaagaggtaaaaaagattttaaatacaaatcagTTACGTTTTGAAAAGAGCATAAATAACCATCTTTCCATCGAGCgtttttttgctttcttcttaagaacatcaaaaaagaaattaaaataatttagtttgtctTCCGAATCATTCATCTGATAACTTTCAAAACTTCTTCAAGTTGAATAcgacatatttttgaaatagaatttttcaaaattgacaactataaatttgTCGCATCCAGTGAACAATCGAAAAACAatcaggtattttttttttacttttttatttgtttggatgAGATATTCGTATATGTCGAGTACAAGagtgttgttattttttctgaTTGAATTAGTGAAATCTTTGTATGCATTGGGATTTATAGCTTTTTTCAGATGTTTTGTATCCAAATTATGATGTATAAcgaatgaaattattttttttttagtttagtagctgttttttctatttgaatgcatgcaataatttgtatcccattaagttaatgtaactaatcgatcatgaactatatattgaatacaacaatatattaatacaaaaatgagatgaaaatacaaagttataaatacaatgtgagattgaatataaagttgtgaatacaaaagaaattaaatactctcttcatttgaaatacaaagtgactttgaaaggtaaagtaggcacataaaatacaaaacttgttggtatacaattaggttgaatacaaaacaaaagagaaatacaaacttgttcacatataaattgagattgaaatacaaaatgaatacccaataaaatacaaaattgttagcATACAGTTAggatgaatataaattaagaaggaaatacaaacatgttggtatactaattgagattgaaatacaatgCAACCCTTGGGTAATACACAAATCAAATGAGGGAAATTTcccaaaattttgaatattatttgaTATACCTCTAGTAATTCTAATTGAATTAGTCATTGTAGACAATCAGATGCTTTCCCCAtaatctaaaaccctaaaagcatattttgatattatcaaattttatgtattaaatatcaaacaaaacaaacatatatatgaatttCTAGAATctacaaaatctgaaaaattaaaagaaaataaaataaaaaattgaaattaataaatatatgatgaatatttaaacaaaatcacataaaaattggaaaatttgacTGAAAATCCGTAATGTATAGAATCAGTGatttaaacatcaaataaaaaaaaatcaaaattgataatGAAAATTACCTTGCCAACCGAGAAATCTGCTTGAATTAATAACGAGATTTCGtttaacaataaagaaaatttcttGATGAACAATAATTTAGCACTTTGAAGAAAGATAAACTTAAAACATGAAAGGTGGGGAAGAAACGTGAAAGTTGGGGAAGAAATGTGAATGGTGATGAAAAAAGGTTAATGgtattggtttaatttatttttttcactttaaacggttattgatatataatttggtCTAATATAGGactctttccataaataaattaatttaaaatactaaaatctgaatacatattattttataaaaatatcgtcattctgccattttaaataaatattttaaagtgttgttattttgactaattatgttaggtattatgacttaattgctaattttccctttattatttcttaggttgtgttatttttattttgcatttaTGGACTCATCCTGAGCCCATCAGACTCCCTTTActaataatagtaaaaattaggcaaatgacatagtataagaaataaattacttcctttccctactctttcattaattaccaaaaatccttttttttagtatttttcggatacataatataacagtgtggatgcataatatagcagcgcagatactttaattaataacggacggatacttaaattattaagttgttagcaacacggatacttaattaatgggcggatgcataatatagcagcgcggatactttaattaataacgggcggatacttaaattattaagttgttagcagcacagttacttaattaacgggcggatgcataatatagcagcgcatatactttaattaataacgggcggatacttaaactaataaagtatccggttaagttgaattgggggaaaataagggatttttttattttagtaaaagagtagggaaatattgagaataggtaaagaagtgttgtgtatttaagtaatttttccttaataaTATCGGACCAATGGTCCAagtttaactaaaaaaaaaaccgTTATTTGACTCATCTTTGATCCAATCTATTTTTATCCAAACGAATTTCAAGCACCTTAGAGCATGATACATTTAACGAATTGACCTATTTGATTCATACCGCCTATttgcaaacactatatatatgaaatttaccaaacaaaaaaagaacaaattatTAAACATTCCAAGCCTCAACTACCATATCTTATTACAACCATAGTTctctcatatatatattaatttcaatgttctttcttttatcatctttagttaattaatttcatcAGTTTAGCTTGTACAACAAATTAACAAACCATATGTTACTGGAAGATCTCAAGGAAAAATAAGATGCTATAACATGTTCAATTCTTGatgttaaaaatattgaaaataatcaagaaaatcCAATGATGATACGATGGAAATCAGGAAAAAAAGTTGATCCAAGATTGATTATGCTAATACATTTCTTTAGAGAAACATGCTACTTTCTTAAAgatgttaaaaatttaatttaaagatgTTAAAATGTTAGTGATAagcatcataaattcataaatagaGTAAAGAACTAaatgaaataaagaaagaaCGGTATAAAAAGAGCATTTCGTGGCCCATTTCTGCTTCCCGCTGCTACTGCTGTGCAAAGAAAAATTGGGTTTTGGTCTATTTTCGTTCATGAAAATCCATGTATACACTGAATGTATAGCTGTATATAAGCTGTATTTTGgtctattttcttgtatatcGGACTGTATACCAAGTGTATACAGCCCAGTTCAGCTTCCAAACACTTGTATTTCCGTTTCAGCACTGTATTTCATGTATACCAAGTGCATAAAGTCCATTTTTGGACCTTCGAACACCTGTATTAGCTCTATTTCCACATGTTCATCAGCTTCTTTATCTTGGCAATGGGGTTGACTCGAGAAAGGGTAGAGTTGGGCCTCCATGGCCCATTCGGAATGAAAAGAGAAAGGTAATGGAGTTCAAAGAACTCACCCAAAGTCACATGAACAAAGCAAGAAGATGGATTATTAGCCTTAATTCATGAAGATGAATACTTacaaatgaattaaattaatcacCAGAAAAGTTAGGCATATTAATGGCATAACAAGAGCAGCAACAGCCAGAAACCAGCATTCCAACACTCATATATACACATTCAAGTTACAATCATATTGATAACTGGAAACAAACAATCGAAtaaacaacaagcaaaattGACACGAGAAAGGAAGATTTAATGAAAGGGAAAGTTGTTTACCTTTTTCGGAGCAGCAAACCGGGACAACGAGCAAAGGAGATGACGAGCTTCCACCACCAACAAAGCTTTGCCGGAAAGCTTGAATGAAAATCTTCAAGGGTAAAACCTTAAGAAAAAATTTGAACCTTCAAGCTTTTGACTATCTAAATCGATttctttataaaagaaaatgtctTGGATTTGTGTCAAGAACGTCTCAATAAATTAGTAGTTTAACATCAAATTATAATAAGAGGCCTTAAATACACAtgcacaaaaatattattaatttagggttgccagaggcgtatccaggattttgagatgatgggtgcactattagAAAAAGGTagatctaagatataaatttgattgatttaacATTTAGTTTCttatcactaaaaataattaaaagtttaaaattataggtccaaagtTATTTTTACCTATCCAAACCACTTAGAGAGACATTacccaattttaaaaagaaaaaataaaacaagataactaaaagattcaaatttctaacctcacttagagaggtgcacccaacaTAATCGCACGGTATAATACTTCAAGTGTGGGTTCACATatctatattaaaatattttaaaaaaatataacactacgatatatgatttcaggaggggagcatgggttcacgtgaacccggtgaccccctcctggatacgcctctgagGGTTGCCCTTTTTATTCTTACATAGTTCTGTTTAGCGTTTAACTTTACAtggtaatattattatttataaagcAAAAAATTAGAAGAGATTAGACATTTATTTGCAATATATTGTGTTGCATTCGAGCCCCTTCAtcgaaaaaagaagaagataaatataAGGATGAGCTATCCATATAAGATTTTATTGTGTATACATAACTAACCATTGAAGacaaataaaaaccaaaaatagGGATGATCAAcataataaaagaagaaattgtattaatattttagaaaaaactaCTCATGCAACAATTTGTCCTCAACCgcaaattcatatttttctaaaagaaaattattcacATTCAAGCTATTATAAGTTTATaacctaataaaaaaaaagtttataacCTAatgtaaccaaaaaaaaaaacttgatagCATTGCTATTTGCATGCTTATAAACATTAAAATTCAATCATTTCCAATACAGACTCAATACTTGAATTATCATATGGATTAATTCCATTAAATTGCTCAACTTCACGTAATTCTCCATAATTGTTCAATGTGCTTGTACTTGCTTCATAATTACCCTCTAATTGATTGTCATTATCGTTGCTAATTACTTGATCGTAATTACCTCCAAATAGATAATCCACTAATCCATCAACATCTTCATCCttaacatcatcatcatcgtcatcattattattttcctcttcttcatttttcttctctttaattCTACAAATGGCAAATATATCCTTGTTCTTGCTTTTCTTAATATACTCATCTGGCAAAAAATATTCCTTCAAAAGCCATTTTTCACTTTGATATTTTTCAATACCACTTTTATACCTCAAACTTCTCTTATATCCAATTATAATATTTCTATTTGATTTATCTCTAATGGGAATACCACTTGTTTGGCCACTCCAAGTCCCACTCCCAACTGTTCTTGAGAATTTCTTGTTCgaattcttgaatttctttAATCGCGTAAGAAAGTAACATGTTTTCTCTCCATCGATAATTTGCCATGGCTCTAAGTCTCCAAATACGTCCTTTATTTTGATAACATTGGGACGTGGAAAAATTCCGTCGAGCATGAATCTTTTTAGATGGTTGATCAGCTCTTTATCACTAGGATGGAATCGAAAACCTAAACTATGCTTAGATCTTGATAACGCCatgttattttcaaatttttttttggtatgtgTAAAAAGATCGATGTAATAGAATTTAATTGAGTATATATAATATGCTGATTAAGCTTAATCTATCTAATATTGTGTTAATTAAGCCTAATCCATCTTGTGTTCGGATAGTTGGCGGTATTATACAAGTGTTAATTAAGCCTAATCGTCTAAATTTTTGTTAATTACCAAATTTGACTACTAATCCTCtgattttttgttaattacCAAATTTGACTATCAGTTTGCTTTAACCCCaagtttttttgaattttttgataaaCAAGTATATTTGTTTCAATACCGGAAAATAATACCTCttggttttaattattttgagtatcaaatttaatttttagctgaaaatttatcatttgatttttttttttatgtatttataaaCTACATAAATACAATTCGAAAATTATTTGAAACACATGATGCATTTTTTTCACTAAAGTGATATGAAAAAAAGTGCAACTTCTAGCAgtatttttt
Coding sequences within:
- the LOC125846039 gene encoding NAC domain-containing protein 53-like; its protein translation is MALSRSKHSLGFRFHPSDKELINHLKRFMLDGIFPRPNVIKIKDVFGDLEPWQIIDGEKTCYFLTRLKKFKNSNKKFSRTVGSGTWSGQTSGIPIRDKSNRNIIIGYKRSLRYKSGIEKYQSEKWLLKEYFLPDEYIKKSKNKDIFAICRIKEKKNEEEENNNDDDDDDVKDEDVDGLVDYLFGGNYDQVISNDNDNQLEGNYEASTSTLNNYGELREVEQFNGINPYDNSSIESVLEMIEF